AGTGGGTCAGAACCGACAAGGCCGAGCAGGCCATGAGACGCGAGGGCCGACTGAGCTGGAAGGCCTACATACGCGACGCCGTCGACAGGACGAAGGAATCGGAGACCACCTGGGCGGGCTTCGTGAGGACGCTGCCGACGGCGTTTGGCGTGACGGTCACCGAGGGCCGCAGCGGGGTGGTCTACCATCATCTCCTCGCCAGGAGCGACCATGAGATGCGCATCAAGGGGACGACCCTCGATTTCGGGTACGGCAAGGTCGGCGTGGAGAGGACCGTGGAGGTCGACTTCGACTTGCTACTTGCACCGACGGGGAGACCATCATGTCCCGGGTTCACGCCCCACGGGGACGCGGAGATAGCGCTGAGGAGGGTCATCCGATGGGCCACGAGGAGGACTCCCGAGGAGGCATCCGGTCACACGACCATCGAGACATGGCTGGAGAAGCAGGAGAGGAGGACCCACGGCTCGGTCGCTCACGGGCGATCCTCGACGCGATAGGGACGGTCAAGCGGGGAGGGCGTGACCTCTTCCATCGACCTTAGGAATCAGGCGGATGAGCTCACCGTCCGCGTCTCGGAACTCGAGTCCGACATTGCCGACGACGAGCGATGGGTCGACAGAGCCATCGCGGTCAAGGAGAAATGGGAGACGGCCCAGGCCGCACGCAAGGAGGCGAGCAGTCTCGAGGGTGGTGCCCTGCACCCGGCGGAGAGGAAGGGGCGCAACGCCCTCATCGCGAGCGCAGAGGCCAATGAGGCGTGCGCGAGGGGCAGGTCGAATCCGCGAGACCATGGCTCGAGCGCGATGGGAGGAAGCCATCGGACGCACACGCCGCGGCGGTCGAGTTGGAGCCGGCCTTCTACGACCGTCTCGGTGAGACGAGGAAGGACCTCGATTCCCTCTCAGCGAGGGCGGAGGCCATGCGGAAGGCCAGGGGCGTCGCGGAGGTAATCCTTGCGGACGAGAAGCCACCTGAGCACAAGGGGACGAGAGCCATGGGGGCACCTGTGTCCGCGAGGACCATCGAGGGGGCGGAACGCAAGGCGAAGCCGAGGGATGCGAGGGCGGCTGGCTACCAGACATTCCTGATGGAGCAGGCTCGTCTTGACAGGGAGCTCCAAAATGGGCAAGTGGTGAGCTGCGGTGTCATGCAGACCACGAGTCAGAGCGTCACACGGTCGGGCCGGGAGACGGGTGCTTCATCAACGTATCATCCATGCAGCGACTTGATTGGTTCACTCGGGTAGGGGGGCTAAAAAGGTACATTAAGACAGTCCAGTATCATAAACCAGAATATGCCGAAGGTAACAACAGCTGCCGATACAATCACGACGTTATTCTTTAATGATAAAGATAGAAAGTACCTGACGAAATGTTCCATTCGTAGTACATAACGAGATGTTCCTTCTGCGTTTGATACTCCTTCGGGTTCGGTTGCAATGTCACATTGACTAGTCATCCGATTTAGGTAATTGATAATCGGAGGTAGGTTAAACAGCAGCCAAAACAGTTGGAAGACCAATACAAATATGAACACGAAAAGAAGAAACGGGGCAGTAGCTTCTAAGACTTTAACGAGCAGTTGGTCTCTTATGTAAAGGTATAAACAGCTAAATAATGCCCCGAGCATAGCCGAAATAATGAGGATGCCTGGATGCCAGGGTTTTAGATGTGATAACTTTTCTTTACAACCATGTGCATCACGGATTGAAACAGCAGGAGTAAATGTCCAGTAATGCGCAAATGCTGTGCCGAAATACAAACAGCAGTAGTAGCACTTTAGTGGGAGCTTAGGAGAGTCAGTCCCGAGACCCTGAGCCGCGATAATTATTTGGCAAATCCATGCTCTTAGAAGAAAAAAGCTTGTAACAAGAACAATAAAGGACATAGAGGAAGTCGAACTCTTTCCTGGAAGATCTTGTTTTGTCTTTAGGTTTCTAAGCCGGTTGTAAACACTATTGTAATAAGATCCATATGATATCCCTATGAGTAGAAGCATGACGCTAATGAATACAAAGCCGCCTATCCAGGAGGTCCAGTCCGATTCATTCCCTGATATGCAGAATGCCAATCTGGGGAGAAGACTGTTATCGTTTACTTTATAAAGAGTTCCATATGCTCTGTAGAGAAACTCAAGGATGGACACGAAAAGTACTGCAAGAAATGAAATGCATGTAAGAATGAGTCCGCAATAGCTAGGATTAGTAATTATTATAAGGAAGGCTTCCAAGCCGCCGACGTGCGTACGGTCCCCTTTTCTGTTTCCAGTCCAAATGTAATGCCAGTTATTTTTTAAATCATCATGTGTCAGCGGGGAATGGTTACTTAAGATTTCGTCGACCCTGGAAGCTACGTTTCCTCCACTCTTTCCATCAGACACGTCGATTTGTGACTGTTGCATATGTTCTCCTAAACATCCAAAAGCATAATAACGCCGTTCAATAATAGGTTCATTCTGTGACAGTTGTGGCCAGAACGCCTTTTGAAGCGCAAGTAGTATGTCAAGGTTATGCTCATGGCTCCGAGGCCCATGAGTCGGTTGACATCCAGAACTGTTTTGTCGTCACACATGAGACCTGAAAAGGGTGGCGTGAGTCCAATCGAACCGCGAGTGGCAAGGAGACCGGTAGCTGAATCGTTGCCATTGTTGCGAGCTCGTCGCCACGGGGAGCGGCGATGTCACTCGTGTTCGGGCATGAGGCCGGGGTTCGCGGCGTTGCGGTCGGCGAGACCCTCCATGTCACCATGAAACCCTGGGTCTAGAGAGACCAGCCGATGATTCGTCATGCCCTATGAACCTACTGGCAGATGAGTCAACATAATCGATTCTAAGGTCATGCCAGGTGTAGTTTGGACATATGGTGCGGGGACATTGGCTTCCGGAACGCTTTCTTATCTTCCGGTGAGCACTTCGTCCATGTGGTCGGCCACTGTCCTCTTGCCGCTCTTGAGGTGGTCGGCGTAGACGTCGAGTGTCATCGAGTCTCTCGCGTGACCCAGTAGGGCGCTTGTCGTCTTCACGTCCTCGCCGTTCCCGATCGCCAGGTTGGCGAACGTGTGCCTGAGGTCATGGAACGAGGGGACCCTGCCCTGCGTGCCTATGAATCCCATCGAGCTCGCGAGTGCGTTCCACTGCTTCCAGACCGTGAAGACGCTCGCATAATCCCCACGGATGTCTCCCAGCACGTAGAGCTGTGCCATGCGCTCGCGCGAGTCGTCGAGGTCGGCCTCCAGGCGGAGCGTCCTCATCTCGCGGTAGCGGCGGCGGAGTGGCTCCACGAGCGCCTCGGCCATGGGGATGTCACGTCGGCCGCTCGCGGTCTTGGGCTCCTTCACGTAGGTCTTGCCGCCGTCGCGGGCAATGGCGCGCCGCACCCACACGGTCCTCGCGTCGAAGTCGACGTCGCCCCACCTGAGCGCGCAGATCTCGCCCTGCCTCATGCCGGTCATGAGGGCGATGGTGACGGCGAGGTTGAAGGGCGTGTCGGCTGCCGCCTCGAGGTAGGCGAGGAGCGTCCTCCTCTGGTCGTCCGGGAGGGCGTTCGGCATCGTGCGGGCGACCTTCGGCGCCCTCACGCGCGCGACGGGGTTGCGGTCGAGCAGACCGTCCTCGATGGCCTCCTCGCACACGGTCTTGAGGAGGACGTGCGCCTTCCTCACGGTCTTGGGGGAGAGGTGGCGCTCCTCACCCAGGAGCTCCGCCTCCCAGGCCTGCACGTCCTCGGTCACGAGGTCGCGCATGGCCACGCCGCAGAGCCCCTCGTCAACGTAGTTGATGATGGCACGGTAGCCGTAGACGGTGGTCCTCTCCACCGACATCGACGTCTCGAGCGCGTCGACGTAGCGGCGCATGTAGTCCACGACCGATATGTCCGGCCTCATGCCCGTGCGGGGCTTGCGGCCTCCGCTCCGCCTCTCGAGCATCGCGCGGACCTCGGCGAGCTCCCGTTTGGCATCGCGCATGTTGCCCGCCTCGAGCGTGCGGCTCGTCTGGTGCCAGCGTCCCTCGCCGTCCTTGTACTTGAAGATTCCGCGGTAGGGAGGGACGTCTCCCCGGACGAAGCAGTTCGTATATAACATCCATTCCACCTCTTATGCACCAAGGGGCCTTGGTGCGCGCGCACCAAATCCCGGTTACCGTGCAGGCCTGTCTTGGCTAAGTTGTACCACGCTGTCCTGTTACCAGCGGCGACGTTGGCCGCATTGGCGAGCATAGCGAGAATGAACATCAAATATTGTCGACTCATAACCCGGAGGTCGTTGGTTCAAATCCAGCCCCCGCGACCAAAGACATGCAGGCCATCGACGAGAGTCGGTGGCCTGTTCTGGTGTCGGTGGATGGCACCTGGACGGGCTGGGTCTTCGCCAGGCTCCCGTCCCCTCCCAATCAATAATCGTTACGGTATATTTGGTATTGATTGATACCAATGCCAGGGGGTAGCGATGTTTCTCAAGGAGCGGCAGGACGCCATCGTCGAGCAGATCAACGCCTGTGGTCGCGTGACCGTGAGTGACCTCGCGGCGCGCTACGAGGTCACCGAGGACTGCATCCGCAAGGACCTCAAGACCCTGGCCGACCAGGGCGTGCTCAAGCGGGTCTATGGCGGTGCCATCATCGTGAGGGCGAAGCCCGAGCTGAACGCCCGCAAGCGAATCGGCACCAATGCCACCCAGAAGCGCGCCATCGCCGAGAAGGCCCTCGCGCAGATCGAGGATGGCGACACCATCTTTCTCGACGTCTCGACCACCAACCTCGCCCTGGCGCAGGCCATCGCCGCCAGCCAGCGCACGCTCACCGTCGTCTCCAACATGGTCGACATCCTCCAGGCTCTCGCCGTGAGCGACGCCGTGACCGCCATCGGCACCGGCGGCACCATGAACCTCGACCAGGACGGCTTCTATGGGGCTTACACGCAGGAGTTCCTGCGGGCGCTCCACTTCGACCGCGCCTTCATCGGCGCCCTCGGCGTCGACCTCGGGTCCGGCGACGTCCTCACGTTCGACCTCGACGACGGCCTCACCAAGCGGGCTGCCATGCAGAACGCGGCCTGCGCCTACCTCATGGTCGATGCCAACAAGTTCGGTGCCGGCGGGACCTATCGCTTTGCCACGCTCGAGGACTTCGACGTCGTGGTGACCGACAAGGCGACGCCCGCGACCAGGCGAGCCATCAAGAGGGCAAGCGCCACCTGCCTCTAGCCCGCAGATGACGCTCGTCCGTCAACACACTGGTCCTTGTCGCGCACCGGTCCCTAGACCAGGGTGGTGCGTCCGTACGCCGCCTTCCAGTTGGCGCTGAACTCGTTCACGGCGATCTGGGTGCCGGGATGGTCGATCATCGCGAAGGCAACCGCCGGCGGGATCGTCACGGCCTGGATACCGGCAAGGATGAGCTGGTGGACCTGGTCGGTGTTCTTGAAGGACGCCGCGACCACCTTGGTGGGGAGGTCCTGGACGGCGAGCATGTCGACGAGCTCGGCCACAGCTCCCACGCCGTCGCCGTAGTTGCACATGCGGTTGACGTAGGGGGCCAGGTAGTCCGCCCCGTTCATGGCGGCCATGAAGCCCTCGTCGGCAGAGTAGATGGCCGTGGCGAGCACGCCCAGCCCCTCGGCCTTCGCGGCCTTTATGGCGCGCAGTCCGTCATGGGTGACGGGGATCTTGACGTACATGTTCTTCGGCCTGAGCCCGCAGATGTGCCGGGCCTCGGCCATCATGCCGTCGAAGTCGGTCTGGACGGTCTGGACGAAGATCTTCTGCTCGGGCCTCAGCTGTTCCACGAGCCCGCCGATGACCTCCTCGGGGGTGCGGCCGCTCTTGGCGATGATGGACGGGTTGGTGGTGATGCCGCTCACGTCCAGGAGCCCGTCGAGCTCCTTGATGGCGCCGAGGTCTGCCGTGTCGAGGATGAGTTCCATGTCTGTCTCCTTTGTCTGTCGGGGACCCGTGTCCCCGCTTCTGCCCTTAGGACTGCTGCCATTGGCGAGAGGAACGGTCCCTCTCGCGGACCCGCTCATTCACCGTGCACCACCGCCTTGATGCCTGCGACCTCGCAGGCATCCGCGACCCAGGCGACGTCCGCCTCGGTGAGCTGGGCAATGTCGCCCATGGAGTAGTCACGCCCCACGGTGGCGTACTTCGTCTCGCCCAGCTGGTGGAAGGGGAGCACGTCGGCCCGGCCGATTCCCAGGTCGAGCATCGTGGCTATGTTCGCGTCGACGTTCTCTGCCGTGTCCGTGAAGCCAGGGATGATGGGCATGCGCGCGATGACGTGCGCGCCCAGCGCGAGCACGCGACGGAGGTTGTCGTCGCGCAGGTCGCAGTCGATGCCGCACACCTCGAGGCTGCGCTCCCGGTCGGCGACCTTGAGGTCGACGAGCAGCTCGTCGCAGGAGCCCAGGAGCGCCTCGGGATCCGCGATCGGAACCGCGAGGGTGGTCTCGATGGCGGTGTGGATGCCCCGTTCGTGGCAGGCTTCCATGAGCGCCACGCAGAACATCTGGTCAAGGAGGCATTCGCCGCCCGAGATGGTCATGCCGCCCCCGCTCTCCTCGAAGAACGGCGTGTCGCGCGCCACCTCGGCCGCCACGTCGTCGACGCCCCGCATCCGGCCCACGAGCCTCTTGGCCTCTGTGGGGCATCTCTCGGGTGGGGTGGTGCACAGGCCGTCCGGGCCCATCGGCGAGCAGTGGATGCAGAGGCGCTCGGTGTACGAGACCTCCGGCGCGGCCGAGAGGTTCTCGGGGTTGCAGCACCACGGGCATCTGAACGGGCAGCCCTTGAGGAAGACGACCGTGCGGATGCCTCCGCCGTCGTGGAGCGAGAAGCGCTGCAGGTTCGAGACACACCCCTCGGGGGCGCGTCCCGACCGGACCTGGTCGTCCCTCTCCATGGCCTGCCCCCTCACAGCGTGTGCTCGGTGCGGTTGATGATGTCGTCCTGGATGGCGCGCGAGAGCTCGACGAACATCGCCGAGTAGCCGGCCACGCGCACCACGAGGTCCTGGTGGTCCTCGGGGTGGGCCTGAGCGTCGAGCAGGGTCGCGCGGTCCACCACGTTGAACTGGATGTGCTGGACCTTGAGGCGCGAGAAGGTCCTGAGGTAGGCCATGAGCTTGTCGAGGCCGCCGTCACCGGCGAGCGTGGCCGGCGAGAACTTCACGTTGAGCAGGCTG
This genomic stretch from Atopobiaceae bacterium harbors:
- a CDS encoding fructose-6-phosphate aldolase, with protein sequence MELILDTADLGAIKELDGLLDVSGITTNPSIIAKSGRTPEEVIGGLVEQLRPEQKIFVQTVQTDFDGMMAEARHICGLRPKNMYVKIPVTHDGLRAIKAAKAEGLGVLATAIYSADEGFMAAMNGADYLAPYVNRMCNYGDGVGAVAELVDMLAVQDLPTKVVAASFKNTDQVHQLILAGIQAVTIPPAVAFAMIDHPGTQIAVNEFSANWKAAYGRTTLV
- a CDS encoding radical SAM protein encodes the protein MERDDQVRSGRAPEGCVSNLQRFSLHDGGGIRTVVFLKGCPFRCPWCCNPENLSAAPEVSYTERLCIHCSPMGPDGLCTTPPERCPTEAKRLVGRMRGVDDVAAEVARDTPFFEESGGGMTISGGECLLDQMFCVALMEACHERGIHTAIETTLAVPIADPEALLGSCDELLVDLKVADRERSLEVCGIDCDLRDDNLRRVLALGAHVIARMPIIPGFTDTAENVDANIATMLDLGIGRADVLPFHQLGETKYATVGRDYSMGDIAQLTEADVAWVADACEVAGIKAVVHGE
- a CDS encoding DeoR/GlpR family DNA-binding transcription regulator, translating into MFLKERQDAIVEQINACGRVTVSDLAARYEVTEDCIRKDLKTLADQGVLKRVYGGAIIVRAKPELNARKRIGTNATQKRAIAEKALAQIEDGDTIFLDVSTTNLALAQAIAASQRTLTVVSNMVDILQALAVSDAVTAIGTGGTMNLDQDGFYGAYTQEFLRALHFDRAFIGALGVDLGSGDVLTFDLDDGLTKRAAMQNAACAYLMVDANKFGAGGTYRFATLEDFDVVVTDKATPATRRAIKRASATCL
- a CDS encoding site-specific integrase, with amino-acid sequence MLYTNCFVRGDVPPYRGIFKYKDGEGRWHQTSRTLEAGNMRDAKRELAEVRAMLERRSGGRKPRTGMRPDISVVDYMRRYVDALETSMSVERTTVYGYRAIINYVDEGLCGVAMRDLVTEDVQAWEAELLGEERHLSPKTVRKAHVLLKTVCEEAIEDGLLDRNPVARVRAPKVARTMPNALPDDQRRTLLAYLEAAADTPFNLAVTIALMTGMRQGEICALRWGDVDFDARTVWVRRAIARDGGKTYVKEPKTASGRRDIPMAEALVEPLRRRYREMRTLRLEADLDDSRERMAQLYVLGDIRGDYASVFTVWKQWNALASSMGFIGTQGRVPSFHDLRHTFANLAIGNGEDVKTTSALLGHARDSMTLDVYADHLKSGKRTVADHMDEVLTGR